catcatattaaAAGTTTGGGAAATCGGTCCACCGATTGTGAGAACCAGTTTACCGGGCTTTGGTTTGCGGATTTAAGCCTGCAGGTCACTGCGAGGTCATTCGCCGGTATGCTACGAACTGCCGTAGTTGCTTATAACACAATTACATAACGGTCGTAAGCAGTTAGGAAGGCCAAATCCAAGCGTCCAGTTCGTTCAGcaggaaattaatttattggCCCTTACGCGATGATTGTAGTTGCGCTTGTCAAGTGCGAGCTGAGAGCTACTGCGCTATGTTTTAGCACTAAATGACTTGTAGGAGCATAGagcaataataaatataccgACTGCAACATCAGGTATCTGTAATGAGATTCACCGGAATTCCTCATCGCTAACGAGCACCGAGAAATGTTTACATCTGAGATTGAAGTAATTTAAAGAATTGAGGAATACAAAACCTTAAACCATTATGATACCAATGTTTCAGTGACGACCGGAAATCGCCACAAAATGAGCAGAATATGAGAATGTCGGGACCAGAAGTAATCCCGGTCTCAAGGTGGAGACAAGCAGCTCCCCAGGTATTGGCTGTTGGCGCAAAAAACCTTTTATTACTGAGCTATGGTTGTACTGTTGGCTTTGCCACCATTCTACTTCCAGCTCTACAGAAAGCGGAACCCGACATTGATGTCACCCTTGACGAAATCACGTGGATCAGTAAGTGACGCCATCACTGTTAACAGCGCACTAATTATGctatagtatattgtgtaccaAGGGCGTAAAGTGAGCTTTTCTAGACCGAGGGTGGAGTTTGCAATATACGAGGCGGAGGCGAGTACTGCAACCACACGAGGCCACAAAGCCCACTTAGCCCTTGGTGCACACCATATTTCTTTTAAGGCATACATTGATTTCTGCGTTGTTTGTGCCTATAAGCGGCACTAAGGTGACCTTTTTTAACACGTAAATAGTAAAgggcaataaaatttcaataagcaagtaaagatattttattattgctcGTTTTATCAAGCCGGTCAAAAAAGATTCATTTACAGCCGCTTAATAGGTTTTTTAACCATATgttgcaaagaattttttttattgcctcCAATCAAACCGTTATAAAACCTGAACCAGGAAGAGGGAAAACTTTTAGCCCTTCAAATTTGGTTACTTTGTTCAGGTAGCATCAACTTGATCCTCGTCCCTGTCGGATGTCTGGGGAGTGGATTGATATCTGGCTACCTTGGGAGAAGGAAGACAATGATGATATCAAATGCTCCGTTCATCGCCGCCTGGATTCTCTACTATTATTCTTACAACTCGACAATGCTGTTTTGCGCCTTAGCCATGACGGGGTTGACCGGTGGGCTCTTGGAAGCACCGGTGCTAACGTATGTCGCAGAGGTGACGCAACCACATCTTCGGGGCATGCTCTCCGCGACCTCGACCATGTCCGTAATCCTCGGCATCTTTATTCAGATGCTAGCGGGCAGCTTGACCACCTGGAGGATGGCCGCTCTCATAAACATAACTTTTCCGACATTGTGCTTCATTTTACTTTGTCTCATTCCCGAAAGTCCTCATTGGCTCATTGGTAAGGAATAGGAAAAATCATGTTCGATCTTGGAGTTATGCATCAGAGATAATTTTCGCTCATACGTTATGGGACTCTTTCAGGAAAGGGACGCATGAATGAGGCCTTAAAGGCGTTGCGCTGGCTTCGGGGATGGGTGCCAGCCGAACACGTTCGGGCGGAATACAACAGCGTCTGCGAGGCCATTCAAAAGTCGCAACATTTAGATTCAGAGCGTGGAGTAAGAGCCTGGAGCCACTACACGGATCGCACTTTCTGGGTGCCCTTCTTCTTGGTCAGCTGGGTCTTTCTTATCGGTCACTTTGGCGGCATGGCACCGTTGCAGACGTTCGCAGTATCTATCTTCAGTGATCTTCATGCACCTATCGAGAAATTCAAAGCCGCGGTGATGTTGGGCGCTGCTGAACTGCTCGGCACGTTGTCTTGCGTCATTCTGATACACTTTACTGGAAAACGGAAGATCGCCTTGATTTCCGTTCTCAGCACGGCCATTTGCTTTTCTATTGCTGCACTTTACGGTAGCATGATCAATCAAGGCCTCATCGTAGGCGAAGACTACGCTTGGATACCAACTTACGCCTTAATTGGCAGTGCCTACTTTAGTCATTTGGGGATAAGATTGCTGCCATGGGTACTCATAGGGGAGGTTTTCTCAGCACAGGTACTCGATGATTATTCGTCTAACACTTTTCTTTTCGATCAGgcattcgtttttctgtcaaaTCCAATCTTATTAGAGAGAATGTCATATATGCTTGTGTCACATACCACTTCGACGGATTTATAAAAATGGATAGATTTCTTTTAAACGTTATGTTAGTAAAATGAAATGGTTTCAGGTCCGGAGTATTGCAGCGGGGGCAGCCAGTGCTTTTGGATATGCGAGTAACTTCGTCGTGAACAAGGTTTACCTCTACATGAAGGAAGGAATGACACTGGCTGGTACATTTTGGTTTTACTCCGGGGTCGGGCTTGTGGGAGGCATCGTGATCTACTTCATTTTGCCAGAAACGGAGGGACGGACTCTCAGAGAGATCGAAGAACACTACGCGGGAActcaaaatctgaaaactaGACCGAGAAAAGAAGATCTACCGATTAAAGAGAAATGGTCTGCGTCTAACCCAACTCCAGTAACTGACGTCGTGGAAATTAGGCTCTGAAGTGAAAGTTAAGGACTTCCTATCTTTAAATTAGTAAAGGAAGTCAAGAACTCGATAATGTGATGAGTACTACGAAATGGTTGTGAAACTCAAAAGACTATTGACTTTGAAGTAACGATTTCAATCACTTGCAAAAAACCCAGTTCTGCGATATTTACGGTGTTTTTTTAGTTGCAAAGGTTTTACAACACTCGAATGTGAAAGGAATGAATGAGTTTGCAAGGcatttgaacgaaaaaaagagaCTAGCTATATGTCCATCGTTGAGAGGAATATTAAAAGGACACATCCTCAGATTTACCGTATTCATGTTCAATTCACTTGGAAGATCATGTTTAATTTGGATGAACTTTTATTTGATGCAAAATCGTCAATGTGTATCTCACGATGACATTGAGGTAGCCATAGTAATTAGTTGTATATATTTGGCCTGTTGTGATTAATATAGTGATGTACGGGTaagctaaaatttttatcaagcaTAAATATATTAGTCAAAGATTCTATACGGTTATTCTGTACTTTGCATTCATTCACAGCAAAAACAACAGTCAATGTGGCCACTCTCTAGGACCTGTGAACACAGGTATGAAAACTACTATAAAGGATACTTGGCCAACTTTgggagaatttttcaaattctttaaggTCCTATTAGTAGAAAAAGGGTTTTGTAAATCGATCTTGTGCCGAATACTGCttgctccaaaaatcgcaaaaaagagactcatttgtatttttttaactctgtattttcagattttaccGAATGCTAGAATTAATTTACCGATCCTGTtctgacgtgattttgcgacgGAAATCAGGTGCGCGTAGTCAGCTAAAATAACTATGATAAGGGTATGAAAACTGACAGCcgatgaacgaaaaattttaactca
The genomic region above belongs to Diprion similis isolate iyDipSimi1 chromosome 8, iyDipSimi1.1, whole genome shotgun sequence and contains:
- the LOC124409435 gene encoding facilitated trehalose transporter Tret1-like; the encoded protein is MGPSLNQDQTVSDDRKSPQNEQNMRMSGPEVIPVSRWRQAAPQVLAVGAKNLLLLSYGCTVGFATILLPALQKAEPDIDVTLDEITWISSINLILVPVGCLGSGLISGYLGRRKTMMISNAPFIAAWILYYYSYNSTMLFCALAMTGLTGGLLEAPVLTYVAEVTQPHLRGMLSATSTMSVILGIFIQMLAGSLTTWRMAALINITFPTLCFILLCLIPESPHWLIGKGRMNEALKALRWLRGWVPAEHVRAEYNSVCEAIQKSQHLDSERGVRAWSHYTDRTFWVPFFLVSWVFLIGHFGGMAPLQTFAVSIFSDLHAPIEKFKAAVMLGAAELLGTLSCVILIHFTGKRKIALISVLSTAICFSIAALYGSMINQGLIVGEDYAWIPTYALIGSAYFSHLGIRLLPWVLIGEVFSAQVRSIAAGAASAFGYASNFVVNKVYLYMKEGMTLAGTFWFYSGVGLVGGIVIYFILPETEGRTLREIEEHYAGTQNLKTRPRKEDLPIKEKWSASNPTPVTDVVEIRL